The Rhodothermus profundi genome includes a window with the following:
- a CDS encoding RNB domain-containing ribonuclease produces the protein MKPGTLVEYLEGDRPQFALVLESRDGAVQALTPTGRRIRLPARRIAICHERTTTAETLAEIARTLETRIETLQAEIDLALLWETAREEGDAFDLKALAHLYFGESGPLEQAALLRALLADTLYFGRRGLTFTPRTPEQVEALQTAERRRREREAERQALQTQLEQLLDAEADELSEVPTSLLDALEAYLRQKQRSDATQVLAEVARSRGMTTREAALNILLRTGRLDASVDTFALLAGIEPTFPPEVQAAAEALVPFASDSDRTDFTHLPAFHIDDATTREIDDAFTVESLPDGGWRIGIHLADVPHFVAPDDALDQEARRRGLTRYLPTGAIPMFPERLSHELASLCPDTVRPTLSVVVTTDATGQIQEVQLTQGQIRVGCSFTYEEADAVIAGRRSHELAEALQVLARLGQKLTETRLARGALLIRRPELKVQVEGSTITLKVIDPDTPARRMVSEWMILANAEAARWAAEHELPMIYRVQDPPDDPTLQGQKLDYDPVRLATQLRSLRRTRLSTHPQPHAGLGLEAYVQITSPIRRYADLALQRQIVAALAHRPLPYDTTRLFEVLATAEAAEREARALERQATRYWALVWLSQQAAQSFEAIVIARRPAGYLVELQPYGLRGLLATADALVPGEQVTVRPEAIDPRRGRLRLQRA, from the coding sequence ATGAAGCCGGGCACGCTTGTTGAGTATCTGGAAGGAGACCGACCACAATTCGCGCTGGTACTGGAATCGCGCGACGGCGCCGTGCAGGCGCTAACGCCCACAGGCCGCCGCATCCGATTGCCGGCACGCCGCATTGCCATTTGCCACGAACGCACCACAACGGCAGAAACGCTGGCCGAGATCGCGCGCACACTGGAAACCCGGATTGAAACCCTTCAGGCAGAAATTGACCTGGCGCTGCTCTGGGAAACTGCCCGTGAAGAAGGAGACGCCTTTGACCTGAAAGCACTGGCCCACCTCTATTTTGGAGAAAGTGGCCCACTGGAGCAGGCAGCCCTGCTGCGGGCCCTGCTGGCCGACACGCTCTACTTCGGCCGCCGGGGCCTGACGTTCACGCCCCGCACTCCCGAGCAGGTTGAAGCGCTCCAGACCGCCGAACGCCGGCGCCGCGAACGTGAAGCCGAACGCCAGGCGCTCCAGACGCAGCTCGAACAACTGCTTGACGCTGAAGCCGACGAACTGTCTGAGGTGCCCACGTCCCTGCTGGACGCCCTGGAAGCCTATCTGCGCCAGAAACAACGTTCCGATGCTACGCAGGTACTGGCCGAAGTAGCCCGCAGCCGGGGCATGACCACCCGTGAAGCAGCCCTGAATATTTTGCTGCGCACGGGACGCCTCGACGCCTCGGTTGATACGTTCGCCCTGCTGGCCGGCATCGAACCCACCTTCCCGCCTGAAGTGCAGGCTGCGGCCGAAGCCCTGGTACCGTTTGCCTCCGACTCCGACCGCACCGACTTCACCCATTTACCTGCTTTCCATATCGACGATGCAACCACCCGTGAAATTGATGACGCATTTACGGTGGAGTCCCTGCCGGACGGCGGCTGGCGCATTGGTATTCATCTGGCCGATGTCCCGCACTTCGTAGCGCCAGACGATGCGCTCGACCAGGAAGCCCGGCGCCGGGGGCTCACCCGCTACCTTCCCACCGGGGCCATTCCCATGTTTCCCGAACGCCTGAGCCACGAGCTGGCCAGTCTTTGCCCCGATACCGTTCGTCCCACCCTGAGCGTCGTGGTCACCACAGACGCGACCGGACAGATTCAAGAGGTGCAGCTCACGCAGGGCCAGATCCGTGTGGGGTGCAGCTTCACCTATGAAGAAGCCGATGCCGTCATCGCCGGTCGACGCTCCCATGAGCTGGCCGAAGCCCTGCAGGTGCTGGCGCGCCTGGGCCAGAAGCTCACCGAAACGCGCCTGGCTCGGGGTGCCCTGCTGATCCGCAGACCCGAGCTCAAGGTGCAGGTGGAGGGCAGTACGATTACCCTGAAAGTGATTGATCCCGACACGCCCGCACGGCGCATGGTCAGCGAATGGATGATCCTGGCCAACGCTGAAGCAGCCCGGTGGGCCGCAGAGCACGAACTTCCCATGATTTACCGCGTGCAGGACCCACCCGATGATCCCACGCTACAGGGACAGAAGCTGGACTACGATCCCGTACGGCTTGCCACCCAGTTGCGCAGCCTGCGGCGCACGCGTCTTTCCACGCATCCGCAACCTCACGCTGGACTGGGCCTGGAGGCCTACGTGCAGATCACTTCCCCCATTCGGCGCTATGCCGACCTGGCCTTGCAGCGTCAGATTGTGGCTGCTCTGGCCCACAGGCCCCTTCCTTATGACACCACCAGACTCTTCGAGGTGCTGGCTACCGCCGAAGCGGCCGAGCGCGAAGCCCGCGCCCTGGAACGACAGGCCACGCGCTACTGGGCGCTGGTGTGGCTCAGCCAGCAGGCGGCGCAGTCCTTCGAAGCCATCGTGATCGCTCGCCGCCCGGCCGGCTATCTTGTTGAGCTGCAACCGTATGGCCTGCGGGGCTTGCTGGCCACGGCTGATGCGCTGGTGCCTGGCGAGCAGGTTACTGTCCGCCCGGAAGCCATTGATCCCCGTCGCGGTCGCCTCCGTCTGCAACGCGCCTGA
- the trmB gene encoding tRNA (guanosine(46)-N7)-methyltransferase TrmB: protein MILRTGQFTFPTPPAQLFGREAPLMLEIGFGDGGFLTDWAARHPDWNVLGVEISPGSMRRAFGRVRRAGLTNVRLYLGQARFLVRNVLPPRSLSLVYVNFPDPWPKKRHQDRRLLQASFFMLLATRLSDGGALRLTTDDAPYFSFALEEAEKTGLFRIEVTKPPPETLQTKYARKWQAQQKSIYHAIFTKQAEAADSFPPCIKRYDGMHHALLEGSLPELTRFEKLVHAFEGGHVIVLEAYRSLDGAGLLFLVRIEEEDLTQEVLVEARPKDGQVLVRVLPFGLPLSTRGTREAIRCLTAWLETQGMRLAEAFF, encoded by the coding sequence ATGATCTTGCGTACCGGACAGTTCACCTTCCCAACGCCGCCTGCCCAGCTCTTCGGGCGGGAGGCCCCGCTTATGCTGGAAATTGGCTTTGGCGATGGGGGCTTTCTCACAGATTGGGCGGCGCGCCATCCGGACTGGAACGTGCTGGGCGTGGAGATCTCTCCAGGATCCATGCGCCGGGCATTTGGACGGGTGCGTCGGGCCGGCCTGACCAACGTGCGGCTTTACCTGGGACAGGCCCGTTTTCTGGTGCGCAATGTGCTGCCGCCTCGGAGTCTCTCCCTGGTTTACGTAAACTTCCCAGATCCCTGGCCGAAAAAGCGACATCAGGACCGACGCCTGCTGCAGGCATCGTTTTTCATGCTGCTTGCCACGCGGCTATCTGACGGCGGAGCGCTCCGGCTGACTACCGACGATGCGCCGTATTTTTCCTTCGCGCTGGAGGAAGCCGAAAAAACCGGGCTCTTCCGGATCGAAGTAACCAAGCCACCGCCAGAGACGCTGCAGACCAAATATGCGCGAAAGTGGCAGGCGCAGCAGAAATCCATTTACCATGCGATCTTCACGAAACAGGCAGAAGCTGCGGATTCGTTTCCTCCTTGCATCAAGCGCTACGACGGTATGCATCACGCTCTGCTGGAAGGTTCGCTGCCCGAGCTGACGCGCTTTGAAAAGCTGGTGCATGCTTTTGAGGGCGGTCATGTGATTGTGCTGGAAGCCTACCGGTCGCTCGACGGCGCGGGTTTGCTGTTTCTGGTTCGCATTGAGGAAGAAGACCTGACCCAGGAAGTGCTGGTCGAGGCGCGTCCAAAAGATGGACAGGTGCTGGTTCGGGTGCTTCCGTTCGGATTGCCGCTTTCGACGCGCGGGACGCGCGAAGCCATCCGTTGCCTGACCGCGTGGCTGGAAACGCAGGGCATGCGCCTGGCCGAAGCGTTTTTCTGA
- a CDS encoding alpha/beta fold hydrolase → MPHPTIQTVDLAYRSYGTEGPPLLILHGLLGSSGNWHTLARNAFSPHFRVFALDLRGHGRSPHAHPIDYPTMAADVQAFMDRHHLESAHVLGHSMGGKVAMELALSAPERVRRLVVVDIAPRSYPARHRTILDALQAIDPARYANRQAIDQALATYVPEAPIRQFLLKNLLYNPATRRYTWQVDLDGLVRYYDRINAAITDGRQFTGPVLFVRGARSDYLTEADWPTIRQLFPDACLATIPEAGHWVHADAPEAFAHLVLAFLQEKSGCVSSSKS, encoded by the coding sequence ATGCCGCACCCCACCATCCAGACCGTTGACCTGGCCTACCGAAGCTACGGCACGGAAGGCCCCCCGCTGCTCATCTTACACGGCCTGCTGGGCAGCAGCGGCAACTGGCACACCCTGGCCCGCAACGCCTTTAGCCCACACTTTCGGGTCTTCGCCCTGGACCTGCGAGGCCATGGCCGCTCACCCCACGCTCATCCCATCGATTACCCTACCATGGCCGCCGACGTGCAGGCGTTCATGGACCGGCATCACCTCGAATCAGCGCATGTGCTGGGCCACTCCATGGGGGGAAAAGTAGCGATGGAACTGGCACTGAGCGCCCCGGAACGCGTCCGGCGGCTTGTGGTCGTTGACATCGCACCGCGTTCCTACCCGGCCCGTCATCGCACCATTCTGGACGCGCTGCAGGCCATCGATCCCGCCCGTTACGCCAACCGGCAGGCCATTGATCAGGCGCTGGCCACATACGTCCCAGAGGCTCCGATCCGTCAGTTTCTTTTGAAAAACCTGCTGTATAATCCAGCCACCCGACGATACACCTGGCAGGTGGATCTGGACGGACTGGTGCGCTACTACGACCGCATTAACGCAGCTATCACCGACGGCCGTCAGTTTACCGGACCGGTCCTTTTTGTCCGAGGCGCCCGCTCTGATTACCTCACCGAAGCCGACTGGCCGACCATCCGTCAGCTTTTTCCAGACGCCTGCCTGGCTACCATCCCGGAAGCCGGTCACTGGGTGCACGCCGATGCTCCTGAAGCCTTCGCCCACCTCGTTCTGGCGTTCCTGCAGGAAAAAAGCGGATGCGTCTCTTCCAGCAAATCGTAA
- a CDS encoding T9SS response regulator signal transducer PorX, with protein MPGKPRILWADDEIELLRPHILFLETKGYEVTSVTNGADAVEQVRRQHFDVVLLDEQMPGMGGLETLSAIKAIAPELPVVLVTKSEEEQLMEEALGRQISDYLTKPVNPSQILLTCKRLLEQPRIRSEKVSQEYLQAFARIAAALQEPLSPNEWVDLYRELTRFDLELEGDEGARQILEDQFREANRVFGRYVEEVYPDWLASGSEVKRPVLSHEVLPRFVLPALDEKRPVLLFVIDCMRFDQWLEFERLLAPLFDLELTFYYALLPTATPYARNAIFSGLLPRDLARRYPEAWSEAEDSESSRNRNEELFLKDFFERRRLRARIRYEKLIGAADGRAFARQVNDFLQHDLSAIVVNFVDILAHSRSDSDVLKEIAPDERAYRALTRTWFEHSWLYQAFQELARQRCTILLTTDHGAIRCLHPTRVLGDRETSTALRFKFGRNLRGDERHAIFVRDPLPFGLPRSSVTTTYLLAKEDYYFVYPTNYHHYVNLYRDTFQHGGVSLQEMIVPFITMHPKAL; from the coding sequence ATGCCGGGAAAACCACGTATCCTCTGGGCCGACGACGAGATCGAACTGCTCCGGCCGCATATTCTGTTTCTAGAAACGAAAGGCTACGAAGTCACCAGCGTCACGAACGGAGCCGACGCGGTCGAGCAGGTGCGCCGCCAGCACTTTGATGTGGTGCTCCTTGATGAGCAAATGCCGGGCATGGGCGGCCTGGAGACGCTCTCAGCCATCAAGGCCATCGCCCCCGAACTGCCGGTCGTGCTGGTTACAAAAAGCGAGGAAGAACAGCTCATGGAAGAGGCGCTGGGGCGTCAGATCAGTGACTATCTGACCAAACCCGTCAATCCAAGCCAGATCCTGCTCACCTGTAAACGGTTGCTGGAGCAGCCGCGCATCCGGAGTGAAAAAGTCTCTCAGGAGTACCTGCAGGCTTTTGCGCGCATTGCTGCCGCCCTGCAGGAGCCGCTGTCCCCCAATGAGTGGGTGGACCTGTACCGCGAACTGACCCGCTTTGATCTGGAACTCGAAGGCGACGAGGGCGCCCGGCAGATTCTGGAAGATCAGTTCCGTGAGGCCAATCGGGTCTTCGGCCGCTACGTAGAAGAGGTATACCCTGACTGGCTGGCTTCCGGATCTGAAGTGAAGCGTCCTGTTCTGTCCCACGAAGTGCTCCCGCGCTTTGTGCTCCCGGCGCTTGACGAAAAACGGCCGGTTCTGCTGTTCGTGATCGATTGCATGCGATTCGATCAATGGCTGGAATTTGAGCGGCTACTGGCCCCTTTGTTCGATCTGGAGCTGACGTTCTATTACGCCCTGTTGCCCACAGCCACACCGTACGCTCGGAATGCGATCTTCAGCGGCCTGCTCCCCCGCGACCTGGCCCGGCGGTATCCGGAGGCATGGTCTGAAGCCGAAGACAGCGAAAGCAGCCGCAATCGTAACGAAGAGCTCTTTCTGAAAGACTTTTTTGAACGCCGCCGTCTTCGCGCCCGCATCCGCTACGAAAAGCTCATCGGTGCAGCCGACGGCCGCGCCTTCGCCCGCCAGGTAAACGACTTTTTACAGCACGATCTGAGCGCCATCGTGGTGAACTTTGTCGATATTCTGGCCCATAGCCGCTCCGACTCGGACGTGCTCAAGGAAATCGCTCCGGACGAACGCGCCTACCGGGCGCTGACGCGCACCTGGTTCGAACATTCCTGGCTTTACCAGGCCTTTCAGGAACTGGCCCGCCAGCGATGCACGATTCTGCTAACTACCGATCATGGCGCCATCCGCTGCCTGCATCCCACCAGGGTGCTGGGCGACCGAGAGACTTCGACGGCACTTCGGTTCAAATTTGGCCGGAATCTCCGCGGTGACGAACGCCACGCCATTTTCGTGCGCGATCCGCTGCCCTTTGGCCTGCCCCGAAGCAGCGTAACCACCACCTACCTGCTGGCCAAGGAGGACTATTACTTCGTCTATCCTACCAACTATCACCACTACGTGAACCTGTACCGCGACACGTTCCAGCATGGCGGGGTGTCGCTGCAGGAAATGATCGTGCCGTTCATCACCATGCATCCTAAAGCGCTATGA
- a CDS encoding M28 family metallopeptidase — MRLSLCCILIGLLPLACQTADPIRTAHEAITPELLAEHIQVLASDAFLGRAPASPGEEKTVTYLVEQFQTLGLRPGNGDRYTQEVPLSEITADPSSAQMEVRGRRGRLQFRYGDEAMFWTKRLVSDVSVTGSDMVFVGYGIVAPEYGWNDYAGVDVRGKTVVMLVNDPGYATGDSTLFTGRAMTYYGRWTYKFEEAARQGAAAALIIHETGPAGYPWAVVEGSWSGPQFTLVNAQQNRDRCAIEGWLTYEAAQRLFELAGQDLTQLKAAAARPGFQAVPLNLRFSASLRNTIREVRSQNVLALLPGRERPDEVVIYTAHWDHLGVDPSLPGDSIYNGALDNATGTAGLLALARAFTALPEPPARSVLFLAVTAEEQGLLGSAYYATHPVFPPEKTVAVLNMDGLNVLGPMRDVTVIGYGLSELDDYAAAAAEAQGRYLRPDPEPEKGYYYRSDHFSFARVGIPALYLDAGIDHVTHGSEWTLARRAEYVERHYHKPSDEYDPAWDLRGAVEDLRLFFDIGYRLANGTDFPNWREGTPFRALRDRQRAQATAPPTTP, encoded by the coding sequence ATGCGTCTGTCTCTGTGCTGCATACTGATCGGACTCCTTCCTCTGGCCTGCCAGACAGCCGACCCGATTCGGACAGCCCACGAAGCAATCACACCCGAGCTGCTGGCCGAGCACATCCAGGTACTGGCCTCCGATGCATTTCTGGGCCGCGCCCCGGCCTCACCAGGCGAAGAGAAGACCGTAACCTACCTGGTCGAGCAATTCCAGACGCTGGGCCTCCGCCCCGGGAACGGCGATCGCTATACCCAGGAAGTTCCACTGAGTGAAATAACAGCCGATCCGTCCTCAGCGCAAATGGAAGTGCGCGGACGCCGAGGACGGCTGCAGTTTCGCTACGGAGATGAAGCCATGTTCTGGACCAAACGGCTGGTATCGGACGTGTCGGTCACCGGCAGCGACATGGTGTTTGTGGGGTATGGAATCGTCGCGCCCGAGTACGGGTGGAACGACTATGCCGGGGTGGACGTGCGCGGCAAGACCGTCGTCATGCTGGTAAACGATCCCGGCTATGCCACCGGCGATTCGACGCTGTTCACCGGCCGGGCCATGACGTACTACGGTCGCTGGACCTACAAATTTGAAGAGGCAGCGCGGCAGGGCGCCGCCGCAGCGCTCATCATTCACGAGACCGGTCCGGCTGGCTACCCGTGGGCCGTAGTAGAGGGCTCCTGGTCTGGTCCGCAGTTTACGCTGGTCAATGCACAGCAGAACCGGGACCGGTGTGCCATTGAGGGGTGGCTGACTTATGAGGCAGCGCAACGTCTGTTTGAGCTGGCCGGGCAAGACCTAACGCAGCTCAAAGCAGCGGCCGCCCGACCGGGCTTTCAAGCAGTGCCACTGAACCTTCGCTTTTCGGCGTCGCTCCGCAACACCATCCGAGAGGTGCGCTCGCAAAACGTGCTGGCCCTGCTGCCGGGCCGGGAGCGTCCCGACGAAGTGGTGATCTACACAGCGCACTGGGATCATCTGGGCGTCGATCCGTCGCTGCCCGGCGACAGCATCTACAACGGCGCCCTCGACAATGCCACCGGCACAGCAGGCCTGCTGGCGCTGGCCCGGGCTTTCACGGCGCTCCCGGAGCCCCCTGCCCGCTCCGTGCTGTTTCTGGCCGTTACGGCCGAAGAACAGGGCCTGCTGGGCTCGGCCTATTACGCTACGCATCCGGTCTTTCCCCCCGAAAAGACCGTAGCCGTGCTGAACATGGACGGCCTGAACGTGCTGGGCCCCATGCGCGACGTAACGGTGATCGGCTACGGCCTGTCGGAGCTGGACGATTATGCCGCAGCCGCTGCGGAGGCGCAGGGTCGCTACCTGCGACCTGATCCGGAACCGGAAAAGGGCTACTATTACCGCTCGGACCACTTCAGCTTTGCCCGCGTGGGCATCCCGGCCCTGTACCTGGACGCCGGCATCGACCACGTCACGCACGGCTCGGAGTGGACGCTGGCCCGACGCGCTGAGTACGTCGAGCGCCATTATCACAAGCCTTCCGATGAATATGATCCGGCCTGGGACTTACGTGGAGCGGTTGAGGACCTGCGCCTGTTCTTCGACATCGGCTATCGGCTGGCCAACGGCACCGACTTTCCCAACTGGCGCGAAGGCACGCCCTTCCGCGCTCTCCGCGACCGGCAACGCGCCCAGGCCACTGCTCCGCCAACCACCCCTTAA
- the murB gene encoding UDP-N-acetylmuramate dehydrogenase: MKPASRYTALQHRLGHRVQQHVLLAPYTTFKIGGPADLFFEARTRDELAQAVQAARELDIPYFVLGLGANILVGDRGFRGLVIRNVARAHRLLPGHRLWAESGAIVYPDLIEAAVNAGLSGLEHYVGIPSTVGGALWQNLHFLSPPPARERTVFIEEVLAEAEILTADGKRQTVGPDYFHFGYDYSILHERDDIVLAATFQLKPGDPQRMREIMAANLAWRRERHPPLETEPSAGSIFKKIDGIGAGRLIDQCGLKGTRIGDAEVSPRHANIIVNRGRATAAQVRALIAYVQQVVEARTGYRLEPEIRFIGEFEPLSENNRLLPQNAAPHHPDR, from the coding sequence GTGAAACCGGCCTCCCGCTACACGGCTCTACAACACCGGCTGGGCCACCGCGTGCAACAACACGTCCTCCTGGCCCCCTACACAACGTTCAAAATCGGGGGACCCGCCGATCTGTTTTTTGAGGCGCGCACGCGCGACGAACTGGCCCAGGCCGTGCAGGCTGCCCGTGAGCTCGACATTCCCTATTTCGTGCTGGGCCTGGGCGCTAATATCCTCGTCGGTGACCGGGGCTTTCGGGGACTGGTCATCCGCAACGTCGCACGCGCCCACCGCCTGCTTCCCGGCCATCGCCTCTGGGCCGAAAGCGGCGCTATCGTCTATCCTGACCTCATTGAAGCCGCCGTCAATGCCGGCCTCTCGGGTCTCGAACACTACGTGGGCATTCCTTCTACCGTGGGCGGCGCACTCTGGCAAAACCTGCACTTCCTCTCTCCCCCTCCCGCCCGCGAACGCACCGTCTTCATCGAAGAAGTGCTGGCCGAAGCCGAAATCCTGACCGCCGACGGAAAGCGCCAAACAGTCGGGCCCGACTATTTCCACTTCGGCTACGACTACTCCATCCTGCACGAACGCGACGACATCGTGCTGGCCGCTACCTTCCAACTCAAGCCAGGCGACCCGCAACGCATGCGCGAAATCATGGCCGCTAACCTCGCCTGGCGACGCGAGCGCCATCCCCCGCTGGAAACCGAACCCAGCGCCGGATCCATTTTCAAAAAAATCGATGGAATCGGCGCCGGCCGCCTCATCGACCAGTGCGGCCTGAAAGGAACCCGCATTGGCGACGCCGAAGTATCACCCCGCCACGCAAACATCATCGTCAACCGCGGCCGCGCCACAGCCGCGCAGGTGCGCGCGCTCATCGCCTACGTGCAACAGGTCGTGGAAGCCCGAACCGGCTACCGCCTCGAACCGGAAATTCGTTTTATTGGAGAATTCGAGCCCCTTTCCGAAAACAACCGACTGCTTCCTCAAAATGCCGCACCCCACCATCCAGACCGTTGA
- a CDS encoding DnaJ C-terminal domain-containing protein codes for MAQAVKDYYEILGVSEDATDEEIKKAYRKLAREWHPDRNPDKPNAEERFKEIQEAYSVLSDPEKRRQYDMMRKHPFGAFGSGNGSRFYRTPEGTYIHFETSGNLEDLLDEEFGFGSLGDLFSRFFGGFGRTGTRQDPFSRMRRPRDVEVRVRLPFEQALRGGKTDITLPDGQKVRINVPKGVRSGFKIRLKDGGPTIAGVPQGNVYIIFEVEPHPRFRREGDDLYTTVTINPLEAMLGTTRELMDAYGRRIKLRIPPGTQPGERLRIRGHGVETETHKGDLYVEVQLEIPRHLSREQQRILREAAEKAGLLRS; via the coding sequence ATGGCGCAGGCTGTGAAGGACTATTACGAAATTCTGGGCGTTTCGGAAGACGCTACGGACGAAGAAATCAAAAAGGCGTACCGAAAGCTGGCGCGCGAGTGGCACCCGGATCGAAACCCGGACAAGCCGAACGCTGAGGAACGCTTTAAAGAAATTCAGGAGGCTTACAGCGTGCTGTCGGATCCTGAGAAACGCCGGCAGTACGATATGATGCGGAAGCATCCGTTTGGGGCTTTCGGTTCGGGTAACGGCAGCCGGTTTTATCGGACGCCGGAGGGAACGTACATCCACTTCGAGACGAGTGGCAACCTGGAAGATCTGCTGGACGAAGAATTTGGATTTGGCAGCCTGGGAGATCTGTTCAGCCGCTTCTTTGGAGGGTTTGGGCGGACCGGCACGCGGCAGGATCCGTTCAGCCGGATGCGTCGGCCGCGCGACGTTGAAGTCCGCGTGCGGTTGCCGTTTGAGCAGGCCTTACGAGGGGGCAAGACCGACATTACGCTGCCCGATGGCCAGAAAGTACGGATTAACGTGCCCAAAGGCGTCCGCTCTGGTTTCAAGATTCGCCTGAAGGATGGAGGGCCGACGATTGCCGGCGTGCCGCAGGGAAACGTGTACATTATTTTTGAAGTCGAGCCGCATCCGCGCTTCCGGCGAGAAGGGGATGATCTCTACACGACGGTTACGATTAACCCCCTGGAAGCGATGCTGGGCACCACGCGGGAGCTGATGGACGCCTACGGCCGCCGGATCAAGTTGCGCATCCCTCCCGGAACGCAGCCAGGCGAGCGGCTGCGCATTCGTGGACATGGCGTAGAGACGGAGACGCACAAGGGAGATCTCTACGTTGAGGTGCAACTCGAAATTCCCCGGCATCTTTCCCGGGAGCAGCAGCGCATTTTGCGCGAAGCTGCTGAGAAGGCAGGTTTGCTTCGCTCTTAA
- the tsaE gene encoding tRNA (adenosine(37)-N6)-threonylcarbamoyltransferase complex ATPase subunit type 1 TsaE — protein MSAALLSDLLPCETSSPEATHALGQRLAERLQPGDVVALYGDLGTGKTQLVKGIAAGLGISDEAVSSPTFTLVHVYPGGRLPLYHFDAYRLRRLEEFFDLGYEEYFFGDGISVVEWADRVEPLLPPHALRLRLEHLGGDRRRITWLTSSSDSTRP, from the coding sequence ATGAGCGCTGCCCTTCTGTCGGATCTGCTGCCCTGCGAAACAAGCAGCCCCGAGGCTACGCACGCGCTGGGCCAACGACTGGCCGAGCGCCTGCAACCCGGTGACGTGGTAGCGCTCTACGGCGACCTGGGAACAGGCAAAACGCAACTGGTCAAGGGCATAGCCGCCGGCCTGGGTATTTCGGACGAAGCGGTCAGCAGTCCGACGTTTACCCTCGTGCATGTGTACCCGGGAGGCCGTCTGCCCCTGTATCATTTCGACGCCTATCGGCTGCGTCGTCTGGAAGAGTTCTTTGATCTGGGCTACGAAGAATACTTCTTCGGCGACGGCATCAGCGTAGTGGAGTGGGCTGACCGCGTTGAACCGCTGCTACCACCACACGCGCTGCGCCTGCGCCTCGAACATCTGGGAGGCGACCGCCGCCGCATTACCTGGCTGACCTCTTCTTCGGACTCCACCCGTCCGTAA